A genomic window from Xenorhabdus cabanillasii includes:
- a CDS encoding filamentous hemagglutinin N-terminal domain-containing protein, which produces MITKNIKDFTKVTSISILALLISNNLAFANPVIPNDNRTQVNIVNNIPVIDIATPNISRVSHNVYKEFNTSEKGLVFNNSLNGTTSQLVGQLNKSPNLRNRPAGIIVNEVVGGNLSQLKGMIEVAGDFASVVISNPSGISINGLTFSDTIGEANFTTGTITFDKRKNLEESKVTKGHITIGEDGINTRNVNYLNLFSKTIKIDGDIEGDYVSVHAGGVLTDMKNLTYTWIESEGPKPEFSIDTSDMGGIYANRIVVISTDKGTRVNLNDLDGKKPD; this is translated from the coding sequence ATGATTACTAAAAACATTAAAGATTTTACAAAAGTAACCTCAATTTCTATATTAGCTTTATTGATTTCTAATAATTTAGCTTTTGCAAATCCAGTTATCCCTAATGATAATAGAACTCAAGTAAATATAGTTAATAATATACCCGTAATAGATATAGCTACTCCTAATATTTCAAGAGTATCTCATAACGTCTATAAAGAATTTAATACTTCTGAAAAAGGTTTAGTGTTCAATAATTCATTAAATGGTACTACATCTCAACTAGTAGGACAACTAAATAAAAGCCCTAATCTTAGAAATAGACCAGCCGGAATAATTGTTAACGAGGTAGTTGGAGGCAATCTATCTCAACTTAAAGGTATGATTGAAGTAGCTGGAGATTTTGCTAGTGTGGTGATATCTAACCCTAGTGGTATTTCAATTAATGGACTTACTTTCAGTGATACTATTGGTGAAGCTAATTTTACCACTGGAACTATTACCTTTGATAAAAGAAAAAATTTAGAGGAGTCTAAAGTAACTAAAGGACATATTACTATTGGAGAAGATGGGATAAATACTAGAAATGTTAACTATCTTAATTTGTTTAGCAAAACTATCAAGATAGATGGAGATATTGAAGGAGATTATGTTTCTGTTCATGCTGGCGGTGTTTTAACAGATATGAAAAACCTTACTTATACTTGGATTGAATCTGAAGGTCCTAAACCTGAATTCTCAATAGATACTAGTGACATGGGTGGAATATACGCTAATAGAATCGTAGTGATATCTACTGATAAAGGAACCAGAGTTAATTTAAATGATTTAGATGGAAAAAAACCTGATTAA
- a CDS encoding DUF637 domain-containing protein, producing MTKSGLIYGDDRLTSIGNDTSFGDIMFSVKVMAQGPRIIPNTPDDLHYTIVNLGPEFGANSHEILDLTIAINSGNVTLNAGGSAILKAADIKSKENTTILAGEYIGFDRYNYGKLSPDLNYFLTDNLVTSIKTGKNLNLIANDHVVTSGSKLISGENLSILSGGDIRLRALPKEKYTRSNDSYEYQTIESTELSAKGLLTLSAEGNILFQATKLAVEGLKNISSVISDTTLRNAIASGTMDISAKGGYIYAQALNETTQYETESVKRNWLGGKKTFKKIHQTSTPVVTEFSAPTGYINILGRDDVTFEGSKIEAGKNTNLTSLQGKVNFKAVSSLDFEQELSMSKGFHIKQRNKGYQENIWYLPQINIGGTLTVNATGINADIKTKDNQNLQDAIDLLSDGYGMSWIKDISKRNDVEWNKIQDAYSEWNINNKNLNPVVGAVIAVVTAGYAAPYAAPIAGSSAAAQGAITAGMAAAASKAAVSLAENEGNLSKTFKDMGSSSTIKSIVTSAAIGGALAGFDSAMGWGEGTKGGAAINRGSMPLLSNQDWVATAQRVAGQSLISSGINTTINGGSFKDNFVSALLSNSTSQLHAEGAFQIGEYANQLTEVGRALSHAALSAIIAEVGGNDGKAAAAGALAASLAADSLRNTFDDSRATQIGGKIVGALAGAAITGTPEGVYAGANAGELTIVHNHDEHAMNMFVKGENGSIFPPEGSLQEAIDSCLIDATLCNFIVEFSPLSVLKDVKDAETGTDYIIAAASAAPWAKLGKAADKSVEAIKTLAKNGKFAEATRIYNDSLRSMGKFFKGNHRVNDLSKLKDMNLEPNMLRAGTKKYLKSEFQKPDAAVSYAAASVTVNGKKEYYLSVNGAAWSGNSPNVVNINGVNFNVIREDSGSIPSAPNGKQTNFNHAEQKLFSHFQDNFQGKKVDINMSIQNTSATSPGMCAGCKPNSKVFADQNKDFIINIFEGTIGRKP from the coding sequence TTGACTAAATCTGGTCTAATTTATGGTGATGATAGACTTACTTCTATTGGAAATGATACCTCTTTTGGGGATATTATGTTTTCAGTAAAAGTTATGGCCCAAGGGCCTAGAATTATACCTAACACTCCTGATGACCTCCATTACACAATTGTGAATCTCGGACCTGAATTTGGAGCTAATTCTCACGAAATTTTAGACTTAACTATTGCTATTAACTCGGGCAATGTCACATTAAATGCTGGAGGGTCGGCTATACTAAAAGCTGCCGATATTAAATCTAAAGAAAATACTACAATATTAGCAGGAGAATATATAGGTTTTGATCGGTATAATTATGGTAAACTAAGTCCAGATTTAAATTATTTCCTTACAGATAACTTAGTAACTTCTATTAAAACCGGTAAAAATCTTAATTTAATCGCTAATGATCATGTCGTAACCTCAGGATCTAAATTAATCTCTGGAGAAAATCTTTCTATACTTTCTGGAGGAGACATTAGACTTAGAGCTTTACCAAAAGAAAAATATACTAGAAGTAATGATAGCTACGAATATCAAACTATTGAATCAACAGAATTATCTGCCAAAGGTTTATTAACGCTTTCCGCTGAAGGAAATATTTTATTTCAAGCTACTAAATTAGCAGTTGAAGGACTAAAAAATATCTCATCAGTTATTTCAGACACTACTTTAAGAAATGCGATAGCTTCTGGAACTATGGATATTTCTGCTAAAGGCGGTTACATCTATGCTCAAGCTTTAAACGAAACAACGCAATATGAAACAGAGTCTGTAAAGCGAAATTGGTTAGGTGGAAAGAAAACTTTTAAGAAAATTCACCAAACTTCAACCCCAGTTGTTACAGAGTTTTCTGCTCCTACCGGTTATATCAATATTTTAGGTAGAGATGATGTTACTTTTGAAGGTAGTAAAATAGAAGCTGGTAAAAATACTAATTTAACTAGCCTTCAAGGTAAAGTTAATTTCAAAGCTGTAAGTTCTTTAGATTTTGAACAAGAACTTAGTATGTCTAAAGGGTTTCACATTAAGCAAAGAAATAAAGGTTACCAAGAAAATATTTGGTATTTACCTCAAATTAATATTGGAGGAACACTTACTGTTAATGCTACCGGTATTAATGCTGATATAAAAACAAAGGATAATCAAAATCTTCAAGATGCCATTGACTTACTAAGCGATGGTTATGGTATGTCTTGGATAAAAGATATAAGCAAACGAAATGATGTTGAATGGAATAAAATACAAGATGCTTATTCTGAATGGAACATTAACAATAAAAACTTAAATCCGGTTGTAGGGGCAGTAATAGCTGTAGTCACCGCTGGTTACGCTGCTCCCTATGCAGCACCTATAGCTGGAAGCAGTGCAGCAGCTCAAGGAGCTATTACAGCAGGTATGGCAGCGGCTGCTAGTAAAGCAGCGGTTTCTCTAGCTGAAAATGAGGGTAATTTATCTAAAACTTTTAAAGACATGGGAAGTAGTAGTACTATAAAATCTATAGTTACTTCAGCGGCTATTGGAGGTGCATTAGCTGGATTTGATTCTGCAATGGGTTGGGGTGAAGGGACTAAAGGAGGTGCAGCTATTAATAGAGGAAGTATGCCTCTATTAAGTAATCAAGATTGGGTAGCTACTGCCCAGAGAGTTGCCGGACAGTCTTTGATTAGCTCTGGAATAAACACTACTATTAATGGTGGAAGTTTTAAAGATAATTTTGTTTCCGCTCTATTATCTAATTCAACTAGTCAACTTCATGCTGAAGGAGCTTTCCAAATAGGTGAATATGCGAATCAGTTAACTGAAGTTGGAAGAGCGCTTAGCCATGCTGCACTATCTGCTATAATTGCAGAAGTTGGAGGAAATGATGGTAAAGCAGCCGCAGCAGGAGCTTTAGCTGCTTCTTTAGCAGCAGATAGTCTTAGAAATACGTTTGATGACTCTAGAGCCACTCAAATAGGAGGTAAGATTGTAGGAGCATTAGCTGGCGCAGCTATTACAGGAACTCCTGAAGGTGTTTATGCTGGAGCTAATGCTGGTGAATTAACTATAGTGCACAACCATGATGAACATGCCATGAACATGTTTGTAAAAGGTGAAAATGGTAGTATATTTCCTCCCGAAGGATCTCTCCAAGAAGCTATAGATTCTTGTTTAATTGACGCAACTTTATGTAATTTTATAGTAGAATTTAGTCCTCTTTCAGTACTTAAAGATGTTAAAGATGCAGAAACAGGAACAGATTATATAATTGCAGCGGCATCAGCAGCCCCTTGGGCAAAATTAGGAAAAGCAGCTGATAAAAGCGTTGAAGCTATAAAAACTCTTGCTAAAAATGGTAAGTTTGCTGAAGCTACTAGGATTTACAATGATTCTCTTAGAAGTATGGGTAAATTCTTTAAAGGGAATCATAGAGTTAATGATCTAAGTAAGCTTAAAGATATGAATTTAGAGCCTAATATGCTTAGAGCGGGGACTAAAAAATATCTTAAAAGTGAATTCCAAAAACCTGATGCAGCTGTTAGTTATGCTGCAGCATCAGTAACAGTTAATGGTAAAAAAGAATATTACTTATCTGTAAATGGTGCAGCTTGGTCAGGCAATTCTCCCAATGTCGTAAATATTAATGGGGTTAATTTTAATGTGATTAGAGAAGATAGTGGTTCTATACCATCAGCTCCTAATGGAAAGCAAACTAACTTTAATCACGCTGAACAAAAATTATTTAGTCATTTTCAAGATAATTTTCAAGGTAAGAAAGTAGATATAAATATGTCTATTCAGAATACTAGTGCTACATCTCCAGGAATGTGTGCTGGCTGTAAACCTAATAGCAAAGTATTTGCAGATCAAAACAAAGATTTTATTATTAATATATTTGAGGGTACAATCGGTAGAAAACCCTAA